DNA from Mucilaginibacter mallensis:
AACGCCAATTATGGCTGGGCATTTTATGTTACAGACAATAAATACTTGGATGATAAAATATATTACGCCCCGAATCGCTGGCATAACATGAATAGTAACTGGTACACAAGTGGTGCAGCCTATAATAAAATTGACAGCGTAGACGGAACACCAAACCCATTGTTGCAATGCTGGCTTAAACACCCTGATTATGATAAGTACTGGCAGGATCAGGTGCCTTATGAAAAGGATTTCGCAAGTATAAATATCCCTGTGCTAACCTTTGAGGGCTATTACGATGACGGGCAAATCTCTGGATTGCATTATATGCTGGAGCATTTGAAGTATAATCCTAAAGCTGTTCATTATTTGATCATAGGTCCGTATGATCATTTTGGTACACAGCAGGGAGGTGTACCGGTTTTACGGGATTACAAAGTTGATCCGGTGGCATTGATCAGTACCAGGGAGATTACTTTCCAATGGCTGGATTATATATTGAAAGGGAAGAAGAAGCCGGAAATCTTAAAAGATAAGATCAATTATGAAGTAATGGGTAGCAACGTATGGCAACATAAGCCATCTATAGAAAAAATGGCTGATCATCAACTAAAACTGTATTTAACAAACTTTAAAAAAGGTAATAATTATGATTTATCAGCCATAAAACCCAGTAAAAAAAGTTCAGTTAGTCAGGTAATTAATTTTGCGGACCCTAAAATCAGTTACGGGGATTATTATCCTTATCCTATTATAAAAGATAACCTAGACAGGAGTAATGGGCTGTTCTTTATCAGCAAACCGTTTGATAAGCCGGTAGCTGTTAATGGTATGTTCAGCGGTGAATTTAAAGCAATGATCAATAAAAAAGATATGGATGTATGCGCAGCATTATATGAAGTAATGCCTGACGGTAAATATTTTGAATTATCTTATTTTATCGGGCGTGCCAGTTATGCAAAGGATATGAGTAAAAGAACACTGCTGCATCCCGGCAAAATTGAATCTATTCCGTTCACCAGAACAAGGCTGGTGAGCAGACAGATGAGTAAAGGCAGCCGCTTGTTAATTGTTTTAAATGTGCTGAAAAATTCATTCTCCGAAATTAATTATGGTACCGGCAAGGATGTTAGTAAAGAAACGATAAATGATGCAAACACGCCACTTAAAGTAAATTGGTTTAATGATAGTTTCATAAATATTCCTGTTGCGGATGGCGCTGAATCAAAAACTGAATCTAAATAATATGGATTAGTCTGCCAGTTTAATCAGTAATATATCCTGCATAGTATTAAATAAGCTTTAAAAGCAGGGATCTTGGGCTTCCAATGTTTTTATCTAATTAAAAGTAAATATAGTATCGATTTAGCAAAACTTTTTTAGCAAATTGCAGAACCAATTTACCAATTATGATGAAAAGAGCCCTAACTGTACTTGTACTGTTATTTACCATTGGCGCAGCTAAAGCGCAGGACTGGCCCAATCTAAAAAGATATCAGGATGTGAACAGCAAAGTACCGCCCCCTTCTTCCGGCGAGAAAAGAGTTGTATATATCGGCGACTCGATCACTGATTTCTGGATAAATAATGATTCCACATTTTTTGCCTCCAATTCTTATCTCAATCGTGGCATCAGCGGGCAAACAACCGGGCAAATGTTGCTGCGTTTCCGTCAGGATGTGATTGATTTAAAGCCAAGTGTGGTAGTAATACTTGCGGGTATAAATGATATTGCTCAAAATAACGGACCTGAAAGATTGGAGGATATATTCGGCAACATTATTTCAATGGTTGAGCTAGCCAGGGCAAACCATATTAAAGTAGTTATTTCATCAATATTACCGGCCTTTACTATACCATGGCGTCAGGCGATTGATCCCGTGCCACAGATAGCTGCGCTTAATGAAATGTTAAAAACGTATGCTGATAAAAATAAAATAACCTACCTCGATTATTTTACAGCTATGGCCGATGCCAGAAAAGGCCTGCCGGCTAATCTGTCAAAAGATGGCCTGCACCCTAACCTTAATGGTTACAAGGTAATGGAGCCCCTTGCTGAAAAAGCTATTCATGAGGCCCTGAATAACAAATAACACAGGTATACTCAATTATATAATTATGCAAAGGCGACATTTTCTTAAACTTTCCGCGACTACCACAACAGCCATTTTATTAAGCGGGCTTACCTATGCTACATCGACCCAAACCATGGCCATTAATATGCCCGATGAAGTTTGGGCGCAATCAGGCGATGAATGGTTCCGGCTGGATGTTACTAACGGATCTGTTTTTAAGTATAAGGACATTGAAGTAGCGGTAAAGGCAAATAGTAATGCTAAAGGTGTTTACGTTACTTCGCCTACACAACAATTAAATGCTGTCCGTTTAAAATGGAAACATAATACACCATCAACTGCTAAATTCCTGGGCGATCATTGGGAGCGTTCGTACGGCGACCTGCAATGGAAAACAGATAGGGCAGGGGTTAAAAACCCATGGTATGTGATCATATATGATGGCAGGCAAACAGCCTGTTTTGGCGTAAAAACCGGCGCTAACAGTATTTGTTGGTGGGGTTTAGGCGATGATAGCCTGGAGCTTACTTTAGATACCCATTCGGGCGGGAATGGTGTATTATTAGGTAACCGTATTTTGCATGCTGCCGATATTATTGCTACGGATGGAAAAGCCGGCGAAAACCCATTCCATACCGATCACCGGTTTTGCGGCATGATGTGCGAAAGACCTCGTTTACCTAAAAAACCCATTTATGGTATTAACGACTGGTATTTTGCCTATGGCAATAACTCATTCGATCTGATAAAGAAAACCACCACTATGATGGCTGAGTTGGTTACCGATACCAGCAATAAACCATTTTCAGTGATTGATGCCGGTTGGGCCACCTATTCACCTTTATTACCCGGTGATGGCGGCTGGAACGATGATTTCTCAAAGCCTAACGATAAGTTTAAGGACATGCATTTGCTGGGTGATGAGATCAAGAAGCTAGGTATGCGCCCCGGTTTATGGATGCGCCCGCTTTGTGCCCGCCACGACGAAAAAGCAAGTTTACTTGCCCCAAAAATCCCCGGCAGGGATGATCCACGCAATCCGGTGCTTGACCCAACCATCCCCGAAAATATAGAACGCATTAAACACAACTTTGATGTATACAAACAATGGGGCTATGAAATGGTGAAGCATGATTTTAGTACCTATGATATAACCGGGCGCTGGGGCGCAAGTATGAAAGATAGTATCACATCGCCGGGCTGGAATTTTAATGACAGAAGTAAAACTACTGCCGAGATCATTCTCGACCTGTACCGGGCTATTCGCGAGGCCGCGGGTGATGATATTTACGTAATAGGCTGTAATACCATGAGCCATCTGAGTGCAGGCATATTTGAAATGTGCCGTATTGGAGATGATACCAGCGGCAGAGAATGGGACAGGACACGAAAAATGGGAGTTAATACCCTTGCATTCCGCCTGCCACAGCATAATAAATTTTATGCAGTAGATGGCGATTGTGTAGGTATAACCACAGATATAGCCTGGGATAGAAATAAGCAATGGCTGCAATTGCTGGCTGAAAGTGGCGCTCCGCTTTTCGTTTCCGGACAGCCTGAAGCGATGGGCGAAATACAAAAAGCAGCGGTAAAAAAAGCCTTTGCCCAGGCTGCAAAAATTCAACCCTTGGGCGAACCACTGGATTGGATGGATACCATGCAGCCAGAAAAATGGAAGTTGAATAACAGGGAAGTTGATTTTAACTGGGGATAATTATTTGCAATAAACTATATATAATTATAACTTGTTAAAGCACTATATAAATTGCTGTAGCAATTCATATAGTGTATTGTTTGGGAAAAAATATTTGTTTATACGAAATAATACTTATTAAATTTAAAGCGCCAATTATACTTACCTGACGAAGTGATTAATAAATTTATTGACAGTAATAGCATTAAACGATTAATTGCAGGGGATGAAACTGCATTTACAGCAGTATATATGCTTTACAGTGCGAAAACTTATAGGCTAGCCTATCGCTTTTTAAAGGATCAGGGCCAAAGTGAGGAGATTGTTCAGGAAACATTTATTACACTTTGGCTAAACAGGAATAAGCTAGATCCCGATGGTGATTTATGGCTTTATTTATATGTTATTTCCAAACGCCTGTCAATAAATTCATTAAAGCTGATCTGCAAATCAACCGATCAACGGAACGTGTTGATCCGGAATACAATACAGGAGCATAACTCAACCGAAGAAGATGTAATTGCGCATGACCTGGAAGTATTTACTCAAAAAATAATTGAAAAACTCCCCCCGCAGCAACAGTTGGTTTTTAAACTAAGTCGTAATGAGGGGCTCTCCTATAAAGAGATTGCCGAAGAATTAAAGATCTCGCCTAATACGGTTAAAAACCACATGATACAAGCGCTCAAGACACTAAAAACGCATTTAAAAACCGCCGATCTGATTTTTGTGATTGCTGTCTTATTTCACCATTAAGCATTCCCGCTTTGGCAAACAATGTTTGAAAACAGATGGCATTAATGGGCGCTTTTTTTAAGCAGCCTGTAAATAAAAATGACCGCTATCAGCGTGAAACCGATGGAGATCGCCGCGCTTTTGAAAACTCCACCCAGGATCGCATTGTTACTTCCAACTGCCATCGCGCCAAATACTGCAACGCCTATAGCGCCTGCCGTTTGCCGTGCTGTTGTTAATATGGCCGAAGCCGTACCGGAAAGTTTTTTATCGACACTGGATAGTATACCGTTAATCATGGCAGGTACGGCAAGCCCCATACCGGTAGAAATGATCAGGAAAGGAAAAAAAAGCTGCCAATAAGGGGTAGAAGTCCCGGCAACAAACAAGCCGGCAAAACCAGCAGCAAATAAAATAAGCCCTGCTAATATAGGTTTCCAAAGGCCGTAATTATTGATGACACGGGCACTGGCCACATTGGATATCACAAAGCCAACAGTAAGTGGAACAAAGGCAAAGCCTGCCGCCAGCGAGCTATAATGAAGCACTTTTTGAAGATAAAGGCTTAAGATAAATACACTGCCATAATAGGAGCCGTTTAAAACAGCACCGAGTATCAGCAGTGAATTGAAAGAGCCTGATTTAAATAAATGAAGGGGGATCATTGGGTGATGTGTCTTTTTTTCAATGATCAGGAAGATAACAAACATGATTGCACTGAAAGCTAAGCCGCCGATGATCAGTGGGTTTGCAAAACCCAATCGTGGCCATTCAATAATGGTGGCTATCAAAGTAGTGATACCGAGTGCCCAGGTAGTCTGCCCTGCAATGTCAAACTGTTTTGCTGAAACTTTAACTTGCGCATCCACGAGGCGAAAACTCATCAGGTAACCGGCCAAACAGATAGGTATATTGATCAGAAAGATAAATCGCCAGTTGGCCAGCTCAATTAGTAGGCCGCCCAGGGTTGGCCCTGCTGCCATAGCCGCGCTACCCGCGGCGGTCCACAAACCTACGGCCCGCGCCCGTGTGTCGGGTTCGTGTGCAAAACGCTGGTTGAGCAGGGAGAGCGAACTGGGGATCATCATAGCTGCACCGATACCCTGGATGATCCGGGCAATGATGAGGCAGATGGGGTTAGGCGCAAGGGCGCAACCTGCCGAAGCTATCCCGAAAATGATCATCCCGATCTGGAAGATCCGTTTCGAGCCCAACCGGTCGCTAATACTGCCTGCCGAAAGCATGAGCATAGCGAACGCCAATGTGTAAGCATCTATCACCCACTGTAATGTGCTAATACCGACATGATAGGCACCCCCGATCTGCGGTAGAGCAAGGTTAACGATAGAAACATCAAGCTGCGCGACTACAAAAGCAAGACTGGTTACCAAAACCGTCCATTTAAAAGAAGGGGAATTCATAGGATGCTTAAACAAACTTTTAAGCGCGCAAGTTAGCAATCAATTCTACTTGATAGGTTTTATATAACCTGTGAAAAGTAAAAAAACGAGCCATAAAGAGAGATCTTACAAATAATTAATATATTTTTTACTGCCGACTAGTCCTACCCCCTGGTTTTTTTGTTCCTACTATATAAACCAGCCATTTCAGGCAAATTATAAACACCAGGTATGAACAAAGAGCGGCTGCAAGTCTTATTGCACCAGTATTTAAATGATACTATAAGTGAAAGCAATTGTATTGAATTATTAGACTACCTGGATAAGGCCGGTACTGATAAAATTGCCGATGCAGTTATTATTGAATTAATTGATCTGGAAAGTGGCCCCAGCTTTGGAGAACAGCAAACCCATGAAATTTTACAACGCATCCAATCTGATTCACGTTTCAAAAGATCATCTTCCGAAAAAGAAGAGCGCTATAACCTGTTTATAATAAATAGAAACCGCTGGCTACAGGTAGCAGCAGCCATGTTAATATTGATAACAGGTGGTGTACTTTATCTTTTACATCAAAAAAATGTACAGGTAACTAAAAATAATATTGTCAAAGCGCAACAAACGCAAATACTACCAGGTTCAAACAAAGCCTATTTAACCATGGGTAATGGTAAGGTGATCTACCTTTCCAATGCAAACAACGGGGTTTTGGCTAAAACAAATTCAGTTAATGTACTTAAACCACGCAATGGCCAGATTGTGTACAAGGCCAATACAGCAGCAACTGATCAAGCTATAACTTACAATACCCTAACCACCCCAAAAGGCGGTGAATACCAGGTGGTGCTGCCCGATGGTACCAAAGTATGGTTAAATGCAGCCTCGTCATTAAGTTACCCTACTGAATTTACGGGCAAAGAGCGTCATGTTAAACTTACCGGCGAAGCATACTTCGAAGTGGCAAAAAATAAAGACAAACCATTTTTTGTAAGTATTGATGACGTGCAGGTAAGGGTATTAGGAACGCATTTTAACATTGAAGCCTATAGTGATGACCATAATATTAAGGCCACTTTGCTTGAAGGATCGGTGCAGGTAACAAAAAATCAAAATCGTTCATTGCTTAAACCCGGGCAACAGGCTGTTATAAATAGCAATTCAAACAATATTATGATTGCTGATGCAAATATTGATGATGTAATGGCCTGGAAGAATGGCTATTTTATATTCGACCATGATAATATTACCGGTATTATGAAGAAAGTATCGCGCTGGTATGATGTTGATATTGAATACAATGGTAACTATGACGATCAAAAATTTGGAGGTACGTTTTACCGCTCAAAAAGCATTGCAGAGTTATTGCAACATCTGGAAAAGGTAGGTAAGATACACTTTACCATTACAGGAAGGAGGATAATTGTTATGAACTAAATCATTACTTCAAATTAACAATTATCTGTAAAAAATAAACCAGGAGCGCTCGTAACGCCCCTGGCTGTAAAGCTCAAGGCTTTGTCAGATAATAAACAGTTGCAGCTTAATACAATCCATTAACTAATCTAACACTCAAATGTATAAAAATTTTACCGATTTTATTTGCGGTAGGCGACCTTGCCGCATCTATAAAACACTGCTCATCATGAAATTCACCCTTATTTTGCTAATGGTAACCTTCCTGCAGGTGTCGGCGGCAACGTATGCCCAAAAGGTTACTTTAAAGGTTAAAAATGCAACTATTAGGGAGGTGTTCTCAAAAATTCAGGCTCAAACCAGTTACGATTTTTTGTATAATGAAGATGAGTTAAACTTAGCCTCGCCCGTAACTTTAAACTTAAACAACATGAGTTTAAAACAGGCACTGGATATTTGTTTTAATAACCAGCCATTGGTTTACAGTATTGAAAATACTACCATCTTAATTACTAAAAAACCAGTAAAGCCTATTGAAAAAGCAATCTCAAAGGTAGTTACAGGCAAAGTAACAGACAGCACAGGTGCAGCATTGCCAGGTGTTACTGTAAAGGAGAAGGATACTCATAATGCAGTTATTACAGATAAGAACGGAAATTACAGTATTACAGTAACTGAGAACAAAGCTGTGCTGGTGTTTTCCTTTATTGGCTTTTTATCACAGGAGGTGCAGGTACCTGATAACGGTTCAATAAACATAAAGCTTAAAGAATATAATGCTAACCTTAACGAGGTTGTGGTTGTTGGTTACGGCACTCAAACCAAAATTTCATTAACAGGTGCGGTAAACCAGGTTAATGCAAAGGATATTGGCGACAAACCAGTACTTAATGTGTTGCAGGCTTTGCAAGGCGAGTCACCCAACCTTATTGTTCAGCAAACTACGCTCGATCCGGGTAGTGGCGTAAACCTTAATATCCGCGGTGTAGGTACTACTGGCGATAATACCCCTTTAGTAGTTATTGATGGTATTGTGGGTGGTAATATCAATACCCTTAACCCTAATGATGTTGCCAGTGTTTCCATCTTAAAGGATGCAGGCTCGGCAGCTATTTATGGGTCACGCGCAGCAAATGGTGTTATCCTGGTGACTACCAAAAGTGGTAAAATAAATGAAAAGCCAAGTATTACACTCAATAGCAGTTACGGTATCCAGCATCCGGATGTGCTTTTGCACAAGGTAGATGCCTGGCAAAATGCTTATTACAAAAATGAATCGCTGGTAAATTCAGGTTTGTCGCCGGCGTATACCCCTGAGCAGATCCAGCAGTTGCAAGAGCAAGGTAATGGTACCTGGGATGTGCAGCATGTGTTGAAGAACGCGCCTTTAATCTCAGAGAACGCTGCTGTTAGCGG
Protein-coding regions in this window:
- a CDS encoding CocE/NonD family hydrolase; its protein translation is MNRKLCMALLCLIIANYCMAQQIYFTKVAATDSVAIARQMPGLTTEVLSKYKSQGNQENYLDNLFRLQILAGKYADAKVTIISLRQFPGPTNLQYLQDELFAETRLQQMKNNTSFKMEYVQLFRGLFKGLNDKSAYKSYRSFISSDGIDELKSDFQNSLLVTEKKDSLTVTDAISLCRNYYVLQLYQNVEVISKPLIKEDCNRRYVIEDKLIKTPDGALINAVVVLKRGVNIPQPAVLQYTIYADSSNWTRIVEPAAYGYAGVIAYTRGKGRSPEKIVPYEDDGKDANAIIDWISKQAWCNGKIGMYGGSYNGFTQWAAAKYHNPALKTIVPYVAAIPGIGLPMENNVFINANYGWAFYVTDNKYLDDKIYYAPNRWHNMNSNWYTSGAAYNKIDSVDGTPNPLLQCWLKHPDYDKYWQDQVPYEKDFASINIPVLTFEGYYDDGQISGLHYMLEHLKYNPKAVHYLIIGPYDHFGTQQGGVPVLRDYKVDPVALISTREITFQWLDYILKGKKKPEILKDKINYEVMGSNVWQHKPSIEKMADHQLKLYLTNFKKGNNYDLSAIKPSKKSSVSQVINFADPKISYGDYYPYPIIKDNLDRSNGLFFISKPFDKPVAVNGMFSGEFKAMINKKDMDVCAALYEVMPDGKYFELSYFIGRASYAKDMSKRTLLHPGKIESIPFTRTRLVSRQMSKGSRLLIVLNVLKNSFSEINYGTGKDVSKETINDANTPLKVNWFNDSFINIPVADGAESKTESK
- a CDS encoding SGNH/GDSL hydrolase family protein; translation: MMKRALTVLVLLFTIGAAKAQDWPNLKRYQDVNSKVPPPSSGEKRVVYIGDSITDFWINNDSTFFASNSYLNRGISGQTTGQMLLRFRQDVIDLKPSVVVILAGINDIAQNNGPERLEDIFGNIISMVELARANHIKVVISSILPAFTIPWRQAIDPVPQIAALNEMLKTYADKNKITYLDYFTAMADARKGLPANLSKDGLHPNLNGYKVMEPLAEKAIHEALNNK
- a CDS encoding alpha-amylase family protein, which encodes MQRRHFLKLSATTTTAILLSGLTYATSTQTMAINMPDEVWAQSGDEWFRLDVTNGSVFKYKDIEVAVKANSNAKGVYVTSPTQQLNAVRLKWKHNTPSTAKFLGDHWERSYGDLQWKTDRAGVKNPWYVIIYDGRQTACFGVKTGANSICWWGLGDDSLELTLDTHSGGNGVLLGNRILHAADIIATDGKAGENPFHTDHRFCGMMCERPRLPKKPIYGINDWYFAYGNNSFDLIKKTTTMMAELVTDTSNKPFSVIDAGWATYSPLLPGDGGWNDDFSKPNDKFKDMHLLGDEIKKLGMRPGLWMRPLCARHDEKASLLAPKIPGRDDPRNPVLDPTIPENIERIKHNFDVYKQWGYEMVKHDFSTYDITGRWGASMKDSITSPGWNFNDRSKTTAEIILDLYRAIREAAGDDIYVIGCNTMSHLSAGIFEMCRIGDDTSGREWDRTRKMGVNTLAFRLPQHNKFYAVDGDCVGITTDIAWDRNKQWLQLLAESGAPLFVSGQPEAMGEIQKAAVKKAFAQAAKIQPLGEPLDWMDTMQPEKWKLNNREVDFNWG
- a CDS encoding RNA polymerase sigma factor, with amino-acid sequence MINKFIDSNSIKRLIAGDETAFTAVYMLYSAKTYRLAYRFLKDQGQSEEIVQETFITLWLNRNKLDPDGDLWLYLYVISKRLSINSLKLICKSTDQRNVLIRNTIQEHNSTEEDVIAHDLEVFTQKIIEKLPPQQQLVFKLSRNEGLSYKEIAEELKISPNTVKNHMIQALKTLKTHLKTADLIFVIAVLFHH
- a CDS encoding MFS transporter, yielding MNSPSFKWTVLVTSLAFVVAQLDVSIVNLALPQIGGAYHVGISTLQWVIDAYTLAFAMLMLSAGSISDRLGSKRIFQIGMIIFGIASAGCALAPNPICLIIARIIQGIGAAMMIPSSLSLLNQRFAHEPDTRARAVGLWTAAGSAAMAAGPTLGGLLIELANWRFIFLINIPICLAGYLMSFRLVDAQVKVSAKQFDIAGQTTWALGITTLIATIIEWPRLGFANPLIIGGLAFSAIMFVIFLIIEKKTHHPMIPLHLFKSGSFNSLLILGAVLNGSYYGSVFILSLYLQKVLHYSSLAAGFAFVPLTVGFVISNVASARVINNYGLWKPILAGLILFAAGFAGLFVAGTSTPYWQLFFPFLIISTGMGLAVPAMINGILSSVDKKLSGTASAILTTARQTAGAIGVAVFGAMAVGSNNAILGGVFKSAAISIGFTLIAVIFIYRLLKKSAH
- a CDS encoding FecR family protein; translated protein: MNKERLQVLLHQYLNDTISESNCIELLDYLDKAGTDKIADAVIIELIDLESGPSFGEQQTHEILQRIQSDSRFKRSSSEKEERYNLFIINRNRWLQVAAAMLILITGGVLYLLHQKNVQVTKNNIVKAQQTQILPGSNKAYLTMGNGKVIYLSNANNGVLAKTNSVNVLKPRNGQIVYKANTAATDQAITYNTLTTPKGGEYQVVLPDGTKVWLNAASSLSYPTEFTGKERHVKLTGEAYFEVAKNKDKPFFVSIDDVQVRVLGTHFNIEAYSDDHNIKATLLEGSVQVTKNQNRSLLKPGQQAVINSNSNNIMIADANIDDVMAWKNGYFIFDHDNITGIMKKVSRWYDVDIEYNGNYDDQKFGGTFYRSKSIAELLQHLEKVGKIHFTITGRRIIVMN